GATAAAGCTTTTAGAGATTTTGAAGATGATTAAAAAATCAAGACCATATCTTAATTTCTTTAAAATCTTTTGATTCTATTACAGGTTTGTTTTGTTCTAATAATTCACACTCGTATAATATATGCTCATCATAATAAACCTCATCATAATCAACATATATACTCTTAAAAGTTTCTTTATCAAACTCCCAAATGGGATGTTCTTTATTATCATATAAATTTATATTAACATCTGGCGTTTTTAATTTTTCATCTTCAGTTATTAAACTGTTATAAAAATTATAAGCCTCATCACTATCGTAAAAACCATAAGTTATAACTATTTTACCTTGAAAACTTAATAAACTCTCATAAGAAAATATGTGTTTATGAAATAAATACTCATCATATTTAAATTCTTGCCATATTTGATGTTCTTTTTTATTCATAATTAAAAATATGTAATTTTAATAATGAAATTTACATTGTACTACATAAATACAATTATTTTTAATATAATAAACAAGTCTATGTTCTTGATTTATACGCCTAGACCAATAACCATTTAAATTATGTTTTAATGGTTCAGGCTTACCCAATCCAACATAATTATGTAAAATAATATCCTTTAAAAGAATATTTATTTTATTATAAATTTCAGGTTTCTTGTTTTTAAAATACTGATATTCACTCCAAGACTTTTGAGACCATACAACTTTCATTCAATATCTATCTCTATTACTTTACCTTGTTCTATTTCTTCAATAGATTGTAACAAATTTTTAAAATTATTAGGTGTAGACATTAAATACATAGTTTCTTCAATAGAATTATAATCTTCTAAAGACATTAAAACTACTGGCTTACTTTCCTGTCTGTAAATAGTTATAGGTATATGATTTTCACAAACTTGATTCATTACATCACTAAAATTATTTCGTGCCTTAGTGTAAGATATTATTTCCATATTAAACCTTTATTTTTAAATACATGTACTTAAAAA
The Planctomycetota bacterium genome window above contains:
- a CDS encoding Txe/YoeB family addiction module toxin: MKVVWSQKSWSEYQYFKNKKPEIYNKINILLKDIILHNYVGLGKPEPLKHNLNGYWSRRINQEHRLVYYIKNNCIYVVQCKFHY
- a CDS encoding type II toxin-antitoxin system prevent-host-death family antitoxin translates to MEIISYTKARNNFSDVMNQVCENHIPITIYRQESKPVVLMSLEDYNSIEETMYLMSTPNNFKNLLQSIEEIEQGKVIEIDIE